A genomic region of Corticium candelabrum chromosome 22, ooCorCand1.1, whole genome shotgun sequence contains the following coding sequences:
- the LOC134197246 gene encoding uncharacterized protein LOC134197246: protein MSVREVPDRNYLKEAGLLPPRQCSSEVWRYFGFRGENGKIEDPKHVVCTINKCGAVLKYCGNTTNLAAHMKSRHPLVFMKTSLSRDSNPAKQKEKRAQEDQAVSMSSTVGEKAAFVSPFQLAAKLPTSSKRASVITDAVAYFIAKDMQPVSAVECLGFPCRKLAVVM from the exons ATGAGTGTAAGGGAAGTACCAGACAGAAATTACTTGAAAGAAGCGGGTCTCCTGCCTCCTAGGCAGTGCTCTTCCGAAGTTTGGCGGTACTTTGGCTTCCGTGGTGAAAACGGGAAGATTGAGGATCCGAAACAC GTTGTATGCACCATCAACAAATGCGGCGCCGTTCTGAAGTACTGTGGTAACACCACCAACCTGGCCGCTCACATGAAATCTCGTCACCCGCTAGTGTTTATGAAAACAAGTCTCTCAAGAGACTCAAATCCCGCGAAGCAGAAGGAGAAACGTGCGCAAGAGGATCAGGCCGTCTCGATGTCATCTACTGTAGGAGAGAAAGCTGCATTCGTCAGTCCATTCCAACTCGCAGCAAAGCTACCAACATCCAGTAAGAGAGCCTCTGTGATCACTGACGCCGTTGCCTACTTCATTGCTAAAGACATGCAGCCGGTTAGTGCCGTAGAGTGCCTCGGATTTCCTTGCAGAAAACTTGCAGTAGTTATGTAA
- the LOC134197538 gene encoding uncharacterized protein LOC134197538: MEVLVALLAVPTISAAWEMSPAHFPPEIQPPDENGLVGHLKPFGHQRPPEGPVIEYDTVLHPRDFWDKHVSKKLPCVFRGAVKESGAYKLWTDEYLSENYGDNLVLYEKRSEDRQKSAKQMPLKDFIKEYKSEESNIYAVTLTPEDMRKDVQVLSCLLCGTFYEFLQESNFWMGYGGTRSVIHYDADNIMHCLVAGGRKDWMLVAHEDKDKLNMAGGGQFQGSGFSLLDSDKVDMEMYPEVANVPWLWTTLQPGDCVFVPDAHLHQVRSYGRVISATVLFTPFPYFNDTGCDKATFGYTDLSQVYLHWTYKKGDKVIDMGYMNPEQLRANLRTILNDEKVVTQEKFNDIVLAGAEIDVSPPYLFTLLDTHGRGYLTEDDINTMSHDLLKQFARAIDPPHGEYEDEEEETEDDSMNVTGHDDHDEL; encoded by the exons ATGGAGGTTCTTGTGGCTTTGCTGGCAGTTCCTACGATTTCAGCTGCTTGGGAGATGAGTCCTGCTCACTTTCCTCCAGAAATCCAACCTCCAGACGAAAACGGATTGGTAGGGCATCTAAAACCGTTTGGTCACCAGAGGCCTCCGGAAGGTCCTGTAATAGAATACGACACCGTACTGCATCCTCGCGACTTCTGGGACAAGCACGTCAGCAAAAAATTGCCATGTGTTTTTCGTGGAGCTGTAAAGGAATCTGGAGCGTACAAACTGTGGACAGACGAGTATCTGAGTGAGAATTATGGAGACAATTTGGTTCTGTATGAGAAAAGGAGTGAGGATCGACAGAAGTCCGCAAAGCAAATGCCATTGAAGGATTTTATTAAAGAGTACAAAAGCGAGGAAAGCAATATTTATGCTGTAACTTTGACGCCTGAAGATATGAGAAAGGATGTTCAG GTGTTGTCATGTTTACTATGTGGGACTTTTTATGAATTCCTGCAAGAATCAAACTTCTGGATGGGATATGGAGGAACTCGTTCAGTAATCCACTATGATGCTGATAACATAATGCACTGCTTAGTAGCCGGCGGAAGGAAAGATTGGATGTTGGTTGCCCatgaagacaaagacaaattaAATATGGCAGGAGGTGGCCAGTTCCAGGGTTCAGGATTTTCTCTTCTTGATTCTGATAAAGTAGACATGGAAATGTACCCAGAAGTAGCTAATGTACCATGGCTTTGGACAACGTTACAACCTggtgattgtgtgtttgtgcctgATGCTCACCTACATCAGGTGCGATCATACGGCCGTGTAATATCTGCAACAGTGTTGTTTACACCATTCCCGTACTTTAACGATACTGGCTGTGATAAAGCAACATTTGGCTACACGGATCTTAGTCAAGTGTACCTTCATTGGACATACAAAAAAGGAGATAAG GTGATTGACATGGGCTATATGAATCCTGAGCAGCTCAGAGCAAATCTGAGAACAATTCTCAATGATGAAAAGGTTGTCACTCAAGAGAAGTTCAATGACATTGTTCTTGCTGGAGCAGAAATAGACGTATCTCCTCCATATCTATTTACTTTATTGGATACACATGGCCGAGGTTATCTCACTGAAGATGATATAAATACAATGTCTCATGACTTGTTGAAGCAATTTGCACGAGCTATTGATCCACCACATGGTGAGTATGAGGATGAGGAAGAGGAGACTGAGGATGATTCTATGAATGTGACTGGTcatgatgatcatgatgaACTTTGA